A region from the Corallococcus caeni genome encodes:
- a CDS encoding ribbon-helix-helix domain-containing protein, protein MDMNPRLTSVVFRLNREKLDALKELSRTTRIRQSEYLREAISDLLAKYEARFVD, encoded by the coding sequence TTGGACATGAATCCCCGCCTCACCTCGGTCGTGTTTCGTCTCAATCGCGAGAAGCTGGACGCCCTGAAGGAGCTGTCGCGCACCACGCGCATCCGTCAGAGCGAGTACCTCCGGGAGGCCATCTCGGATCTGCTGGCGAAGTACGAAGCGCGCTTCGTGGACTGA
- a CDS encoding AgmX/PglI C-terminal domain-containing protein, with translation MLAGQELAVDSDGQWLFRQGDLVLGPITASQVVEKLYTGELTPDSPVAPAGEREFRTLRDTAAFQVHIARYEAQGRVAQTMLVEQARNQKRVKLLAGVAAGVALLLGVTGWYLARNAAVYGLFGATEEGDGITMDPPTIRLAQARVDDEDLFAYPSNDPRRPDRPAGQGSATPKTGGSSAVASAAAANRPPRTGSVSTDPDGLEMAQQFDQGAINRVVAGNQSKLFRCFKEEAERTPGLAAKIPMEFVIGNDGRVAKLWVDNPQFKQGPLFECLFAELKKWPFKAYDGERATVGLSFNIGKRG, from the coding sequence ATGCTGGCCGGACAAGAACTCGCGGTGGACAGTGATGGGCAGTGGCTTTTCCGACAGGGAGACCTGGTGCTGGGGCCCATCACCGCGTCCCAGGTGGTGGAGAAGCTCTACACGGGGGAGCTGACCCCGGACAGCCCGGTGGCGCCGGCCGGTGAGCGGGAGTTCCGGACGCTCCGGGACACCGCCGCCTTCCAGGTGCACATCGCGCGCTACGAGGCGCAGGGCCGCGTCGCCCAGACGATGCTCGTGGAGCAGGCCCGCAACCAGAAGCGAGTGAAGCTGCTGGCCGGCGTCGCCGCGGGCGTGGCGCTCCTCCTGGGCGTCACCGGCTGGTACCTGGCGCGCAACGCCGCCGTGTACGGCCTGTTCGGCGCGACGGAGGAGGGCGACGGCATCACCATGGACCCGCCCACCATCCGCCTGGCCCAGGCCCGAGTGGACGACGAGGACCTCTTCGCCTACCCGTCCAACGACCCGCGCCGCCCGGATCGCCCCGCGGGGCAGGGCAGTGCCACCCCCAAGACAGGGGGCTCTAGCGCGGTGGCCAGCGCCGCCGCCGCCAACCGGCCGCCCCGGACGGGCAGCGTCTCCACGGATCCCGACGGCCTGGAGATGGCCCAGCAGTTCGACCAGGGCGCCATCAACCGCGTCGTCGCCGGCAACCAGTCCAAGCTCTTCCGCTGCTTCAAGGAAGAGGCCGAGCGCACGCCGGGCCTGGCCGCGAAGATTCCCATGGAGTTCGTCATCGGGAACGACGGCCGCGTGGCGAAGCTGTGGGTGGACAACCCCCAGTTCAAGCAGGGCCCGCTCTTCGAGTGCCTCTTCGCGGAGCTGAAGAAGTGGCCCTTCAAGGCCTACGACGGCGAGCGCGCCACCGTGGGGCTTTCGTTCAATATCGGCAAGCGGGGGTAG
- the clpX gene encoding ATP-dependent Clp protease ATP-binding subunit ClpX produces MKKEHHVNLSCSFCGKSQREVRKLIAGPTVYICDECIKLCNDIIADENEREEGKPQVSLPTPLEIKAFLDDYVIGQDQAKKVLSVAVYNHYKRIYQKKPASRPRPGVKSPGGEDVELQKSNILLIGPTGSGKTLLAQSLARFLNVPFTIADATSLTEAGYVGEDVENIIQNLLHNADYDVEKAARGIVYIDEIDKIARKGDMPSATRDVGGEGVQQALLKIIEGTRANVTPRGGKKYNQQEYVQVDTTNILFICGGAFHGIDGVIKRRVGEKGLGFGAKITHKEERSVGELLAMTEPEDLMKFGMIPEFIGRLPMIATLNDLKEDDLVTILTIPKNALVKQYQKMFEIEKVKLTFTKEALRAIAREAMRRHSGARGLRAIMEDAMLEIMYDVPFREGVKECKITEQVITKHEPPQIVMEKEKKTA; encoded by the coding sequence GTGAAGAAGGAGCACCACGTCAACCTGTCCTGCTCGTTCTGCGGCAAATCGCAGCGCGAGGTTCGGAAGCTCATCGCCGGACCCACGGTCTACATCTGCGACGAGTGCATCAAGCTGTGTAACGACATCATCGCGGACGAGAACGAACGCGAGGAGGGCAAGCCGCAGGTCAGCCTGCCCACGCCGCTGGAGATCAAGGCGTTCCTCGACGACTACGTCATCGGCCAGGACCAGGCGAAGAAGGTCCTCTCGGTCGCGGTGTACAACCACTACAAGCGCATCTACCAGAAGAAGCCGGCCTCCCGGCCGCGCCCCGGTGTGAAGAGCCCCGGCGGCGAGGACGTGGAGCTGCAGAAGAGCAACATCCTGCTCATCGGCCCCACGGGTTCTGGCAAGACGCTGCTCGCGCAGTCCCTGGCGCGCTTCCTCAACGTCCCCTTCACCATCGCGGACGCCACCAGCCTCACCGAGGCCGGCTACGTGGGTGAGGACGTCGAGAACATCATCCAGAACCTCCTCCACAACGCCGACTACGACGTGGAGAAGGCCGCGCGCGGCATCGTCTACATCGACGAGATCGACAAGATCGCGCGCAAGGGCGACATGCCCAGCGCCACCCGCGACGTGGGCGGCGAGGGCGTGCAGCAGGCCCTGCTGAAGATCATCGAAGGCACCCGCGCCAACGTCACCCCGCGCGGCGGCAAGAAGTACAACCAGCAGGAGTACGTCCAGGTCGACACGACCAACATCCTCTTCATCTGCGGCGGTGCCTTCCACGGCATCGACGGCGTGATCAAACGCCGCGTGGGTGAGAAGGGCCTGGGCTTCGGCGCGAAGATCACCCACAAGGAAGAGCGCAGCGTGGGTGAGCTGCTGGCCATGACGGAGCCGGAAGACCTGATGAAGTTCGGGATGATCCCGGAGTTCATCGGCCGTCTGCCGATGATCGCGACGCTCAACGACCTGAAGGAGGATGACCTCGTCACCATCCTCACGATCCCGAAGAACGCCCTGGTGAAGCAGTACCAGAAGATGTTCGAGATCGAGAAGGTGAAGCTCACCTTCACCAAGGAAGCGCTGCGCGCCATCGCCCGCGAGGCGATGCGCCGTCACTCCGGAGCGCGCGGCCTGCGCGCCATCATGGAGGACGCGATGCTGGAGATCATGTACGACGTGCCGTTCCGCGAGGGCGTCAAGGAGTGCAAGATCACCGAACAGGTGATCACCAAGCACGAGCCCCCGCAGATCGTCATGGAGAAGGAAAAGAAGACCGCCTGA
- a CDS encoding tRNA pseudouridine synthase A, translating into MARPSLKRIPAVLWTWYRGGNFRGFQRQVEGPTVQDALEDALEQAGSPATVMPSGRTDRGVHARMQVISLRLNEDVPLDSLPARLAPHLSPDVGLCIAKRPPGAFHAQWSASGKEYRYHLTLGAPPSEAWRPFALDVAAEETLQSGRRVTPERLEALLERAVGTRDFTAFHERSSPQKPRTLASATLRELGGGLFEARLTGDGFARYQVRYLVGSALKVAAGLLSEEQWHAALDAGTALPGFKAPAHGLVLWEVRYPSAVDPFGPGERLHPPGLPDAPPFTGAPPG; encoded by the coding sequence GTGGCCAGGCCCTCGCTCAAACGAATTCCCGCCGTACTGTGGACTTGGTATCGCGGTGGAAACTTCCGCGGCTTCCAGCGCCAGGTGGAGGGCCCCACGGTCCAGGACGCGCTCGAGGACGCCCTGGAGCAGGCAGGCTCACCGGCGACGGTGATGCCGTCCGGGCGCACCGACCGGGGCGTGCACGCGCGGATGCAGGTCATCAGCCTGCGCCTCAATGAAGACGTGCCCCTGGACTCGCTGCCCGCGCGGCTGGCCCCGCACCTGTCCCCGGACGTGGGGCTGTGCATCGCGAAGCGGCCGCCGGGCGCGTTCCACGCCCAGTGGAGCGCGAGCGGCAAGGAGTACCGCTACCACCTGACGCTGGGTGCTCCGCCCTCTGAAGCATGGCGGCCATTCGCGCTGGACGTGGCGGCGGAGGAGACGCTCCAGTCCGGGCGCCGGGTGACGCCGGAGAGGCTGGAGGCGCTGCTCGAGCGCGCCGTGGGCACGCGGGACTTCACCGCGTTCCACGAGCGCTCCAGTCCCCAGAAGCCGCGCACCCTCGCGTCCGCCACCCTGCGGGAGCTGGGCGGAGGGCTCTTCGAGGCGCGACTGACGGGAGACGGCTTCGCGCGCTACCAGGTGCGGTACCTGGTGGGCAGCGCGCTGAAGGTGGCCGCGGGGCTCCTGTCCGAGGAGCAGTGGCACGCGGCACTGGATGCGGGGACGGCCCTGCCCGGCTTCAAGGCCCCGGCGCATGGGCTGGTGCTGTGGGAGGTCCGCTATCCTTCCGCGGTGGACCCCTTCGGGCCCGGCGAGCGCCTCCACCCGCCCGGTCTGCCCGACGCGCCACCCTTCACGGGAGCGCCGCCGGGCTGA
- a CDS encoding Hsp70 family protein, with translation MHKEPIIGIDLGTTNSCAAIVEDSGNVKLIPYKGGEYTIPSIFAIDDKGNELIGFEAKRQWQLNPRNTVYGAKRLVGLNFSSDVVGTMKKSVAYNMRPGAKNDVTLDVGKKEFTLQEISAKILGKIREVASNYLKTPIKRAVVTVPAYFNDRQRQSVKDAGKLIDLEVVRIINEPTAAALAYGVGKGLSEKVVIYDLGGGTFDVSIIEIRDRVFEVKSTGGDVFLGGIDFDNAIIHHVLKDFAAKTGIDLATDPVAMQRIKDLAERTKIDLSAREEVPFNIPFITMTAQGQPLNIEMKFTRKMLEQLTNQLVDRTLQMVARVLVDSGLSTKDIDEVMLVGGQTRMPVVQDRLTKFFGKPPSKGVHPDEAVAIGAALYAHSLQDDTNLRIQLLDVIPMAIGLERGDGGFHVVFPRNASIPNAKQLLATTSIDNQTELAMRIYQGDHDTVARNDLLGEFTFSGIMPAKAGTVNVEIIFDVSVEGILTMRAKDPATGREMKTTVRVTQS, from the coding sequence ATGCACAAGGAGCCCATCATCGGCATCGACCTCGGCACGACGAACTCGTGCGCGGCGATCGTCGAGGACAGCGGGAACGTCAAGCTCATCCCCTACAAGGGCGGCGAGTACACCATCCCCTCCATCTTCGCCATCGACGACAAGGGCAACGAGCTCATCGGCTTCGAGGCGAAGCGCCAGTGGCAGCTCAACCCACGCAACACCGTCTACGGCGCCAAGCGCCTCGTGGGACTGAACTTCAGCAGCGACGTCGTTGGCACGATGAAGAAGTCCGTGGCGTACAACATGCGCCCCGGAGCGAAGAACGACGTCACCCTGGACGTGGGCAAGAAGGAGTTCACCCTCCAGGAGATCAGCGCGAAGATCCTCGGGAAGATCCGCGAGGTCGCCTCCAACTACCTGAAGACGCCCATCAAGCGCGCGGTGGTGACGGTGCCCGCGTACTTCAACGACCGGCAGCGCCAGTCGGTGAAGGACGCCGGCAAGCTCATCGACCTGGAGGTGGTGCGCATCATCAACGAGCCCACCGCGGCGGCGCTCGCCTACGGCGTGGGCAAGGGGCTGTCGGAGAAGGTCGTCATCTACGACCTGGGCGGCGGCACCTTCGACGTCTCCATCATCGAAATCCGCGACCGCGTCTTCGAGGTGAAGTCCACCGGCGGTGACGTGTTCCTGGGCGGCATCGACTTCGACAACGCCATCATCCACCACGTCCTCAAGGACTTCGCGGCCAAGACGGGCATCGACCTGGCCACGGACCCGGTGGCCATGCAGCGCATCAAGGACCTGGCGGAGCGGACGAAGATCGACCTGTCCGCGCGCGAGGAGGTGCCCTTCAACATCCCCTTCATCACGATGACGGCGCAGGGCCAGCCGCTGAACATCGAGATGAAGTTCACGCGCAAGATGCTGGAGCAGCTGACGAACCAGCTCGTCGACCGCACCCTGCAGATGGTGGCGCGCGTGCTGGTGGACTCCGGCCTGTCCACCAAGGACATCGACGAAGTGATGCTGGTGGGCGGCCAGACGCGCATGCCCGTCGTGCAGGACCGGCTCACCAAGTTCTTCGGCAAGCCGCCCAGCAAGGGCGTCCACCCGGACGAAGCCGTGGCCATTGGCGCCGCGCTCTACGCGCACTCGCTCCAGGACGACACCAACCTGCGCATCCAGCTGTTGGACGTCATTCCCATGGCCATTGGCCTGGAGCGCGGCGACGGCGGCTTCCACGTCGTCTTCCCGCGCAACGCGTCCATCCCCAACGCGAAGCAGCTGCTGGCCACGACGAGCATCGACAACCAGACCGAGCTCGCCATGCGCATCTACCAGGGCGACCACGACACGGTGGCGCGCAACGACCTGCTGGGTGAGTTCACCTTCTCCGGCATCATGCCCGCCAAGGCCGGCACGGTGAACGTGGAGATCATCTTCGACGTGAGCGTGGAGGGCATCCTCACCATGCGCGCGAAGGACCCCGCCACCGGCCGCGAGATGAAGACCACGGTGCGCGTCACGCAGAGCTGA